One Amaranthus tricolor cultivar Red isolate AtriRed21 chromosome 10, ASM2621246v1, whole genome shotgun sequence genomic window carries:
- the LOC130825646 gene encoding putative gamma-glutamylcyclotransferase At3g02910, translating into MNTIHIPSIPLYPKTFSKSNHHLQVKSSSPTKNPQILKNPMGAEKNSGNRLIFTYGTLKKGFSNHRLMEDLINTGDAFYIGSYRTTKKYPLVCGPYRVPFLLNIPGEGNRVWGEVYLVSGKALTRLDELEGTTRGHYERLPIEIADLPGDLGFDAVEAYYAGSSYANEMWKRNGENGFVCYSSKEATGYVKRADRPPNLSFLDHISVFLSSSPVHSV; encoded by the coding sequence ATGAACACAATACACATTCCCTCAATTCCACTCTACCCTAAAACATTCTCCAAATcaaatcatcatcttcaagTCAAATCTTCATCACCAACCaaaaacccccaaatcctcaAAAATCCAATGGGCGCCGAGAAAAATTCAGGAAATAGACTAATCTTCACATACGGCACATTAAAAAAGGGCTTCTCAAACCACCGTCTAATGGAAGACCTAATAAACACAGGCGACGCATTCTACATCGGATCTTACCGTACAACCAAAAAATACCCGCTAGTTTGCGGACCATACCGGGTACCATTTTTACTCAACATCCCGGGCGAAGGTAATCGGGTATGGGGCGAGGTTTACCTTGTATCTGGTAAAGCCCTAACCCGATTAGACGAATTAGAGGGAACAACACGAGGTCATTACGAGAGATTACCGATTGAAATCGCGGATTTACCTGGCGATTTAGGGTTTGATGCTGTAGAAGCGTATTATGCGGGTTCATCGTATGCTAATGAGATGTGGAAAAGGAATGGTGAAAATGGTTTTGTTTGTTATTCAAGTAAAGAAGCTACAGGTTATGTTAAACGTGCTGATCGTCCTCCAAATCTATCTTTTCTTGATCATATTTctgtttttctttcttcttcccCTGTTCATTctgtttaa
- the LOC130825647 gene encoding peroxisomal membrane protein PMP22: MSEIVTEAWKKYLLQLQLNPLRTKAITAGVLAGCSDFAAQKISGVKKFQFRRLFLLMLYGFFYSGPVGHFLHKMMDKIFKGKKGNTTVGKKVLLEQLTASPWNNLCFMMYYGLVVEGRSWSLVKNKVKKDYPTVQSTSWKFWPIVNWVNYQYMPLQLRVLFHSLIASCWAIFLNLKARSTAIKKA, encoded by the exons ATGTCTGAAATTGTTACTGAAGCTTGGAAGAAGTACCTTTTGCAACTACAACTAAACCCACTTAGAACAAAG GCTATTACTGCTGGAGTTCTTGCTGGATGCAGTGATTTTGCTGCCCAGAAAATTTCTGGGGTCAAAAAGTTTCAATTTAGGAGACTATTCCTCCTTATG TTATATGGGTTCTTCTATTCTGGACCAGTTGGGCATTTTTTGCACAAAATGATGGACAAGATTTTTAAAGGAAAGAAGGGAAATACAACAGTAGGAAAGAAG GTTTTACTGGAACAATTGACAGCTAGTCCATGGAACAACTTGTGTTTCATGATGTATTATGGTCTTGTGGTTGAAG GAAGATCATGGTCACTGGTAAAGAACAAGGTCAAAAAAGATTATCCTACTGTACAATCTACCTCTTGGAAG TTTTGGCCGATTGTAAACTGGGTGAACTATCAGTATATGCCTTTGCAACTTCGTGTTCTATTTCACAGCCTCATTGCCTCTTGCTG GGCAATCTTCCTTAACCTCAAAGCAAGATCTACCGCGATCAAGAAAGCCTAG